In Perca flavescens isolate YP-PL-M2 chromosome 7, PFLA_1.0, whole genome shotgun sequence, the following proteins share a genomic window:
- the prickle3 gene encoding protein prickle, with translation MFLRGSKKRRSSRSQEEEDPDRGQPCLHCGDQCPGFRVHGWRKICVHCKCVREEHAVRSVPGQLEKMMTKLVSDFQRHSISDDDSGCASEEYAWVPPGLKPEQVYQYFSCLPEDRVPYVNSPGERYRIKQLLHQLPTHDSESQYCNSLNEEEKKELRLFSQQRKKESLGRGVVRLFPVTMTGAICQQCGRQICGGDIAVFASRAGHSSCWHPQCFQCSTCSELLVDLIYFFQEGQIYCGRHHAERLKPRCQACDEVILADECTEAEGRYWHMKHFCCFECEAALGGQRYIMRESRPYCCSCYESMYAEYCDTCGENIGIDQGQMTYEGQHWHAVESCFCCARCQLPLLGRPFLPRGGLIFCSRACSLGEDPNNSDSCDSALPSKPQHRRCDTAEKPQQPQCSSPLQPQEGTNPPITLGKDCIHTAVENRGVHCTAPVQNGLPLPSGHPHPRGSYSPLPHIHLGNGLGPSWPSDLPHYSLLPGDSGIKPPVGDLQFQRERNGNTGLTGLNSRGTSTAKDCRNWVERTNQVMQVFPPQKNSHIISPESPPLSPNNTSVLPPPLPVKSRDLMPQDSPPPNLPLPVVRPSDSPPPLSRSGTARVSFREPISSSYSVDEDEDEDENEEELREGVENQQEEDEVDGGFGSRLHLQKGIPPQMDLLDGSSYHQRSLQRGWGHCRIPSDPALHPGPERRSRRSQPDRPRLDTLDWRGEKERDSQGSANGSSLTLKLSQYKHEDCSTCSSSSDSEEEGFFLGQPIPLPPQLRKQQPEEGKDREGEEEREVQRDWGLRGSIRRRRAHSLGAKDKDKNCAIS, from the exons GAAGATCTGTGTACACTGCAAGTGTGTGCGAGAGGAGCATGCCGTGCGCTCGGTGCCGGGCCAGCTGGAAAAGATGATGACGAAGCTGGTGTCGGACTTCCAGAGACACTCCATCTCCGACGACGACTCGGGCTGTGCCTCCGAGGAGTACGCATGGGTCCCACCTGGGCTCAAGCCCGAACAG GTATACCAGTATTTTAGCTGCTTGCCAGAGGACAGGGTGCCTTATGTGAACAGTCCAGGGGAAAGATACCGAATCAAACAACTGCTGCACCAGCTTCCAACCCACGACAGTGAG TCCCAGTACTGTAACTCTCTGAacgaggaggagaagaaggagttGCGTTTGTTCAGTCAgcagaggaaaaaagaaagccTGGGCAGAGGCGTCGTCCGGCTCTTCCCAGTAACTATGACGGGAGCCATTTGCCAACAG tgtggcaggCAGATCTGCGGTGGAGACATAGCAGTGTTTGCCAGTCGGGCCGGACACAGCAGCTGTTGGCACCCTCAGTGTTTCCAGTGTTCCACCTGCAGTGAGCTTCTGGTCGATCTGATCTACTTCTTTCAGGAGGGACAGATCTACTGTGGCCGGCACCACGCTGAGAGGCTCAAGCCCCGCTGCCAGGCCTGCGATGAG GTTATTCTAGCAGATGAATGTACGGAGGCAGAAGGAAGATACTGGCACATGAAGCACTTCTGTTGTTTTGAGTGCGAGGCTGCGCTGGGTGGTCAGCGTTACATCATGAGAGAGAGTCGACCATACTGCTGCTCCTGCTACGAGTCCATGTACGCAGAGTACTGCGATACCTGTGGAGAAAACATAG GTATCGATCAGGGCCAGATGACATATGAGGGTCAGCACTGGCACGCCGTGGAGTCGTGTTTCTGCTGCGCCCGCTGTCAACTGCCTCTGCTGGGGCGCCCTTTCCTCCCTCGAGGGGGGCTCATCTTCTGCTCCAGGGCCTGTTCGCTGGGCGAGGACCCCAATAACTCCGACTCGTGTGACTCGGCGCTGCCGAGCAAACCTCAGCACAGACGCTGTGACACAGCAGAGAAACCCCAGCAGCCGCAGTGCAGTTCTCCACTGCAGCCACAAGAGGGCACCAACCCTCCTATAACTCTTGGAAAAGACTGCATTCATACTGCAGTGGAAAACAGAG GTGTCCACTGCACTGCTCCGGTTCAAAACGGACTTCCTTTACCCAGTGGTCATCCTCATCCTAGAGGCTCGTACTCACCTCTTCCCCACATCCATCTAGGAAATGGCTTAGGTCCATCTTGGCCCAGCGACCTTCCACATTACAGTTTACTGCCAGGGGACTCTGGTATTAAACCTCCTGTCGGGGATCTCCAGTTCCAGCGAGAGCGGAATGGAAATACTGGACTAACTGGTCTTAATTCAAGAGGAACCTCTACTGCTAAAGACTGTAGGAACTGGGTGGAAAGGACGAACCAAGTAATGCAAG TCTTTCCTCCTCAGAAAAACTCACACATCATTTCACCGGAGTCGCCTCCCCTCTCGCCCAACAACACATCCGTCCTGCCACCTCCTCTGCCCGTTAAGTCTCGTGACTTAATGCCCCAAGACTCCCCTCCACCAAACCTCCCCCTACCAGTGGTCAGACCCTCTGATTCTCCGCCCCCGCTGTCTCGCAGTGGCACAGCTCGGGTCAGCTTCAGAGAACCAATCAGCAGCAGCTACTCCGTCGATGAGGACGAGGATGAAGACGAGAATGAGGAGGAGCTGCGAGAGGGCGTGGAGAACCAGCAGGAGGAAGATGAGGTGGACGGAGGTTTCGGAAGCAGGTTGCATCTACAGAAAGGCATCCCACCGCAAATGGATCTGCTGG ATGGATCCTCCTATCACCAGAGGAGTCTGCAGCGAGGGTGGGGCCATTGCCGTATCCCCTCTGACCCTGCTCTCCACCCAGGCCCGGAGAGGCGCTCCCGACGCTCGCAGCCCGACCGGCCTCGGCTGGACACCCTGGACTGGAGAGgcgagaaagagagggatagcCAGGGCTCCGCCAACGGCTCCTCACTGACCCTCAAGCTGAGCCAGTACAAACACGAAGACTGCTCTACGTGCTCTTCATCCTCAGACTCGGAGGAAGAGGGCTTCTTCCTGGGACAGCCCATACCTCTCCCCCCACAGCTCCGAAAGCAGCAACCTGAGGAGGGCAAAGACAGAGAGggtgaagaggagagggaggtgcAGAGAGACTGGGGACTGAGAGGCAGCATAAGGCGGAGAAGAGCTCACAGCCTTGGTGCAAAGGACAAAGATAAAAACTGTGCTATCTCCTAA
- the fam110a gene encoding protein FAM110A, whose product MPLETLQHTVSKQPAMTAVAATPPRLRPKGPVGPDFYLQFKTAAGRPKQSAVERLEADKAKYVKSQGALSKQQPVRPPEVRKPLLNPGTALRPTRKTPTQTKPKQEGVQLDLEHLSNLISCDGDGATANSGDGKALGGAATSHGSPPCPTSAGAQQKKEKPCPPPRPDWSSPAKVRLKASGPARVESPGSLGSPAAGHVRRVDVMPQASPARAPSRPPQYIRQPLQPIPVHTQFPLPSHLRPFHTRTTPRPSPLKPVVAPSKPDNPLSSPAETPVPASPLLNLPLFPPPSPAITRLSSSSSRKRPSLTRSKSDMSDRYSRAGTELERFFNLCGLDPADLQLTGSNSDIVSMARFRSVSAPGSECAGSGKEDEDDEEEDAGNAAERVPYGVSVIERNARVIKWLYGLRQAKDNASKSTNL is encoded by the coding sequence ATGCCTTTGGAGACTCTCCAACACACAGTGAGCAAGCAACCGGCGATGACTGCAGTAGCTGCTACACCGCCACGCTTGCGGCCCAAGGGGCCAGTGGGGCCAGACTTCTACCTGCAATTCAAGACTGCAGCAGGCAGACCAAAGCAGAGTGCGGTGGAGAGGCTGGAAGCAGACAAGGCTAAATATGTCAAGAGTCAGGGGGCTCTTTCGAAACAGCAGCCAGTCAGGCCTCCTGAGGTGCGTAAGCCTCTACTAAACCCTGGCACTGCTCTGCGGCCCACCAGGAAGACGCCCacccaaaccaaaccaaagcaGGAAGGAGTCCAGCTCGACTTGGAGCATCTGAGTAACCTGATCAGCTGTGATGGTGATGGTGCGACTGCCAACTCAGGTGACGGTAAAGCCCTGGGTGGTGCTGCCACTTCACACGGCTCTCCTCCTTGCCCCACATCAGCAGGAGCACAACAGAAAAAGGAGAAACCGTGTCCGCCCCCTCGTCCTGACTGGTCCAGTCCAGCTAAAGTGAGATTAAAAGCCTCTGGACCCGCTAGGGTCGAGAGTCCTGGCTCTCTCGGGTCTCCAGCTGCAGGACACGTACGCAGAGTGGACGTCATGCCTCAGGCCAGCCCTGCGAGGGCGCCCTCCAGACCACCTCAGTACATCCGGCAGCCCCTTCAGCCCATACCTGTACACACCCAGTTTCCACTTCCTTCACACCTGCGTCCCTTCCACACCAGGACGACACCACGTCCTTCTCCTCTGAAACCTGTTGTCGCTCCATCCAAACCCGAcaatcctctctcctctccagcTGAAACCCCCGTCCCTGCTTCACCTCTCCTCAACCTCCCTCttttccctcctccctccccagcGATTACCCGTTTGTCCTCCTCCAGCTCGAGGAAACGCCCCTCTCTGACCCGGTCTAAATCGGATATGAGTGACCGATACTCCCGAGCTGGGACCGAGCTGGAGCGCTTCTTCAACCTGTGTGGTTTGGACCCTGCAGACCTCCAGTTGACTGGATCGAATTCTGACATTGTGTCCATGGCCCGTTTCCGCAGCGTGAGCGCTCCAGGGTCCGAGTGTGCAGGCTCTGGTAAAGAAGATGAAGACGATGAGGAGGAAGATGCTGGCAATGCTGCAGAGCGAGTTCCCTATGGCGTTTCTGTCATTGAGAGAAATGCAAGAGTGATCAAATGGCTGTATGGACTCCGTCAGGCCAAAGACAAtgcaagtaaaagtaccaatttATAG